A region from the Dromaius novaehollandiae isolate bDroNov1 chromosome 28, bDroNov1.hap1, whole genome shotgun sequence genome encodes:
- the LETMD1 gene encoding LETM1 domain-containing protein 1 → MALSRAGCCWALWRRGPGPGPAAALRRARGPLEPRSARGAPRHLVCCLSTKASSRALLTALASKVKHINGRYERFLERTFPRFYVLYATFMKGIQALFLEVKEVRKIKLKMSRQRLNFHQLPYREMERLRQFRRDLIKAIPIGIIAIPPFANFLVIVLMYFFPRQFLIRYFWTPRQQVEFLDAYHAIRREVYPDVVESLALAARSLPEPQLRELCTKVQRGSQPRVAELYAVRGLFSASPLGLNKLRVSHVKALSHVLFLTPHLPALFLRYRLRSHVLEIRHLDRAMLRLGLSELSEEELKAACYLRGLNSTRLSASECRAWLEQWLGLSCKLQASEASLLANSMVLLSLNYARAKE, encoded by the exons ATGGCGCTGTCCCGGGCGGGCTGTTGCTGGGCGCTTTggcgccgcggccctgggccgggccccgccgccgccctgcgccgcGCCCGGGGGCCGCTGGAGCCGCGCTCCGCCCGGGGGGCGCCgag GCACCTGGTGTGCTGCCTCTCCACCAAAGCGAGCTCCCGGGCCCTTCTCACCGCCCTCGCGTCAAAAGTTAAGCACATCAACGGGAGATACGAGAGGTTTCTGGAAAGGACATTCCCCCGCTTCTACGTGTTGTACGCGACTTTCATGAAAG GAATTCAAGCGTTGTTTCTGGAAGTAAAAGAAGTAAGGAAGATCAAGCTAAAAATGTCCCGTCAGAGACTGAATTTTCATCAGCTTCCCTACAGGGAGATGGAGAGGCTGAGGCAG TTTCGCAGGGACCTGATCAAGGCCATTCCTATCGGGATTATTGCCATTCCGCCTTTTGCCAACTTCTTGGTCATAGTCCTGAT GTATTTCTTCCCAAGACAATTCCTGATCCGCTACTTTTGGACCCCACGGCAGCAGGTTGAGTTCCTGGACGCCTACCACGCTATCCGGAGAGAAGTGTATCCGGACGTGGTCGAGAGCTTAGCACTGGCCGCGCGGTCCCTGCCCGAGCCGCAGCTGCGGGAGCTCTGCACCAAG GTGCAGCGAGGTTCCCAACCGCGCGTGGCTGAACTCTATGCCGTGAGAGGCCTGTTTTCGGCGTCTCCCTTGGGCCTGAACAAGCTCCGGGTGTCTCACGTG aAAGCCCTGAGCCACGTCCTGTTCCTCACCCCTCATTTGCCGGCCTTGTTCCTGAGGTATCGCCTGCGGAGCCACGTCCTGGAGATCCGGCACCTGGACCGTGCCATGCTGCGCCTGGGGCTGAGCGAGCTGTCCGAGGAGGAGCTGAAAGCG GCTTGTTACCTCCGTGGCCTGAACTCCACTCGCCTCAGCGCGTCCGAGTGCCGAGCGTGGCTGGAGCAGTGGCTGGGGCTCTCCTGCAAGCTGCAAG CTTCCGAGGCCTCTCTCTTGGCGAACAGCATGGTCTTGCTGTCCCTCAACTACGCCAGGGCCAAGGAATGA